A window of the Longimicrobium sp. genome harbors these coding sequences:
- a CDS encoding cytidine deaminase has translation MSEENRTPALDAAAARDLLDRAREARGNAYAPYSKFPVGAALLAADGRVFTGVNVENASYGLCNCAERVAVGKAVSEGVRDFAAIAVIGPEDTVECSPCGACRQVLFEFTPDMVLVMPDGAGVRMYSVRELLPGAFDAARLPVQGTPV, from the coding sequence TTGAGCGAAGAGAACCGCACGCCCGCGCTGGACGCCGCTGCCGCGCGCGACCTGCTGGACCGCGCGCGCGAGGCGCGCGGGAACGCATACGCGCCCTACAGCAAGTTCCCCGTCGGCGCGGCGCTGCTGGCCGCCGACGGGCGCGTGTTCACCGGCGTGAACGTGGAGAACGCGTCGTACGGCTTGTGCAACTGCGCCGAGCGCGTGGCCGTGGGGAAGGCGGTGAGCGAGGGCGTGCGCGACTTCGCCGCCATCGCCGTGATCGGGCCCGAGGACACGGTGGAGTGCAGCCCGTGCGGCGCCTGCCGCCAGGTGCTGTTCGAGTTCACCCCCGACATGGTGCTGGTGATGCCCGACGGTGCCGGCGTGCGCATGTACTCCGTCCGCGAGCTCCTTCCCGGCGCGTTCGACGCCGCGCGGCTGCCCGTGCAGGGGACGCCGGTGTGA
- a CDS encoding thymidine phosphorylase — protein MSTPGVVPLIERKKNGGELAADEIAWLLDRYVAGEVADYQVSAWLMAVCWRGMTEAETLAMTRAMVASGRELEWEGIGRPTVDKHSTGGVGDKTSIVLVPLMAAAGAAFVKMSGRGLGHTGGTLDKLEAIPGFRVEIPLDEMRRQVERIGAALVGQSPQLVPADGKLYALRDVTATVDSVPLIASSIMSKKLAGGARSIVLDVKWGSGAFMTTLGEARTLARTLVRIGEGAGRATRAVLSSMREPLGRAVGNALEVREAIDTLNGGGPDDLWALALELGAHQLLMSGLASNADQARATLTRLRDEGAGARKLAALVEAQHGDPRVVDDPSRLPAAPVVMEMKVEGEGARWVAEADARAIGDAALALGAGRRKKGDPIDPAVGIVLRARIGDRVEPGQPLADVHARGDADAQRAIDALRAAFVLSPDPVAAPSDAYEVIGA, from the coding sequence GTGAGCACGCCCGGCGTGGTGCCGCTGATCGAGCGGAAGAAGAACGGCGGCGAGCTGGCGGCCGACGAGATCGCGTGGCTGCTGGACCGCTACGTGGCCGGCGAGGTGGCCGACTACCAGGTGTCGGCGTGGCTGATGGCCGTCTGCTGGCGGGGGATGACGGAGGCCGAGACGCTGGCCATGACGCGGGCGATGGTGGCCAGCGGCCGCGAGCTGGAGTGGGAGGGGATCGGCCGGCCGACCGTCGACAAGCACAGCACCGGCGGCGTGGGCGACAAGACCAGCATCGTCCTCGTCCCGCTGATGGCGGCGGCCGGCGCGGCGTTCGTGAAGATGAGCGGGCGCGGGCTGGGCCACACCGGCGGCACGCTCGACAAGCTCGAGGCCATCCCCGGCTTCCGCGTGGAGATCCCGCTGGACGAGATGCGCCGCCAGGTGGAGCGCATCGGCGCCGCGCTCGTCGGCCAGTCTCCCCAGCTCGTTCCCGCCGACGGCAAGCTGTACGCGCTGCGCGACGTGACCGCCACGGTCGATTCGGTGCCGCTGATCGCCAGCAGCATCATGTCCAAGAAGCTGGCCGGCGGCGCGCGCTCGATCGTGCTCGACGTGAAGTGGGGATCGGGCGCGTTCATGACCACGCTCGGCGAGGCGCGCACGCTGGCCCGCACGCTTGTCCGCATCGGCGAGGGCGCGGGGCGCGCGACGCGGGCCGTACTGAGCTCGATGCGCGAGCCGCTGGGGCGCGCGGTCGGCAACGCGCTGGAGGTGCGCGAGGCCATCGACACGCTGAACGGCGGCGGCCCCGACGACCTGTGGGCGCTGGCGCTGGAGCTCGGCGCGCACCAGCTGCTGATGTCCGGCCTCGCGTCGAATGCGGACCAGGCGCGGGCGACGCTCACGCGCCTGCGCGACGAGGGCGCCGGCGCGCGCAAGCTGGCGGCGCTGGTCGAGGCGCAGCACGGCGACCCGCGCGTGGTCGACGACCCGTCGCGCCTCCCCGCCGCGCCGGTGGTGATGGAGATGAAGGTGGAGGGCGAGGGCGCGCGCTGGGTGGCCGAGGCCGACGCGCGCGCCATCGGCGACGCGGCGCTGGCGCTGGGGGCGGGGCGGCGGAAGAAGGGCGATCCCATCGACCCCGCCGTCGGCATCGTGCTGCGCGCGCGCATCGGCGACCGCGTGGAGCCCGGCCAGCCGCTGGCCGACGTCCACGCCCGCGGCGACGCCGATGCGCAGCGCGCGATCGACGCCCTCCGCGCCGCCTTCGTCCTCTCCCCCGACCCCGTCGCCGCCCCGTCCGACGCGTACGAGGTGATCGGGGCGTAG
- a CDS encoding insulinase family protein, producing MRIITRITPISRILPALAAAMVLAASTADAQRTTTAPARPRAAAADSLLPNDTSVVVGRLPNGLTYYVRRNAEPPKRAELRLVVNAGSVLEDPDQRGLAHVVEHMAFNGTRRFAGQEIVNFLERVGMRFGPDVNAYTGFDETVYMLTLPTDTAGVLERGLDILEDWAGAISFDTAEVRKERGVVVEEWRLGRGAGARIRDKQFPVLFAGSRYAERIPIGDPEIVRTAPVEAVRRFYETWYRPDLMAVVAVGDFDPKRVEAMIRERFGRLAARPNPRPRQEFGVPGHADTRFSVVTDREATGSSVDVVRTVPSRIRRTARLYREGIVESLYGAMLDQRLTDITQRPDAPFLNVSSYRGSLLRRLDAYFLSAQVPDAGAERGLAALLAESGRAARFGFTAPELARARAELLRQWEQIYAERTKETSGDFAGRYVGHFLYGGPLLSTTTEYRLNRDLMPGITLAEVDSVARSALATTDRSILVVAPDTTRVPTEQALAAIADSVARAPLAAYADTVSDAPLLDRLPAPGRIVSTSRTPEIGVTEWRLSNGVRVVLKPTDYKQDEMILAGRSPGGTSLIPDSLFRYAQTAGAAVAVGGVGRLSVTDLSKRLAGKAVSVGTEVGALGESVSGYASPRDAETMFQLVWLYMTQPRRDSVAWQAYLQRGRAALRDRGASPESAFGDTLTALLSGHHLRARPFTSATFDSLSLDRSLAIYRERFADAGDFTFWIVGAFNPDSIRPLVERYLGGLPSSGRKENFRDVGMRAPAGVVRTEVRRGIEPRSRTAIVFSGPLQQFDRRTVSLLRTLGEALEIRLRERLREELSGTYGVGVSGGAERDPVPEYRFSVDFGAAPERLEELTRVVFAEIDSVKASGVRPEDLQKVREAQRREREVSIRDNGYWAGALMIYDQYGWDPRLIPAVPLSQTLTSDDLRDAARRFLDTGRYVRVSLYPEQTPPLGSQ from the coding sequence GTGCGAATCATCACCCGGATCACCCCGATCTCCCGAATCCTTCCCGCCCTCGCTGCGGCGATGGTGCTGGCCGCGTCCACGGCTGACGCGCAGCGGACGACGACGGCGCCCGCACGGCCGCGCGCCGCCGCGGCGGACTCGCTGCTGCCGAACGACACCAGCGTGGTCGTCGGGCGGCTACCGAACGGGCTGACGTACTACGTGCGCCGCAATGCCGAGCCGCCGAAGCGCGCCGAGCTGCGGCTCGTGGTGAACGCCGGCTCCGTGCTCGAGGACCCGGACCAGCGCGGGCTGGCGCACGTGGTGGAGCACATGGCGTTCAACGGCACGCGCCGCTTCGCCGGGCAGGAGATCGTCAACTTCCTCGAGCGCGTGGGGATGCGCTTCGGGCCGGACGTGAACGCGTACACGGGGTTCGACGAGACCGTGTACATGCTCACCCTCCCCACCGACACCGCGGGCGTGCTGGAGCGCGGGCTGGACATCCTGGAGGACTGGGCCGGCGCCATCTCGTTCGACACCGCCGAGGTGCGCAAGGAGCGCGGCGTGGTGGTGGAGGAGTGGCGCCTGGGCCGCGGCGCCGGCGCGCGCATCCGCGACAAGCAGTTTCCCGTGCTCTTCGCCGGGAGCCGCTACGCCGAGCGCATCCCCATCGGCGACCCCGAGATCGTCCGCACCGCGCCGGTGGAGGCCGTCCGCCGCTTCTACGAGACGTGGTACCGGCCCGACCTGATGGCCGTGGTCGCCGTCGGCGACTTCGACCCCAAGCGCGTGGAGGCGATGATCCGCGAGCGCTTCGGCCGCCTCGCCGCGCGCCCGAACCCGCGGCCGCGGCAAGAGTTCGGCGTTCCTGGCCATGCCGACACGCGCTTCTCCGTGGTCACCGACCGCGAGGCGACCGGCTCGTCGGTCGACGTGGTGCGCACCGTGCCGTCGCGCATCCGCCGCACCGCGCGCCTTTACCGCGAGGGGATCGTGGAGTCGCTGTACGGGGCGATGCTTGACCAGCGCCTGACCGACATCACCCAGCGCCCCGACGCGCCCTTCCTGAACGTCAGCTCGTACCGCGGCTCGCTGCTGCGGCGGCTGGACGCCTACTTCCTGAGCGCGCAGGTGCCCGACGCCGGCGCGGAACGTGGCCTCGCCGCGCTGCTGGCGGAGTCCGGCCGCGCGGCGCGCTTCGGCTTCACCGCGCCGGAGCTGGCGCGCGCGCGCGCCGAGCTGCTGCGGCAGTGGGAGCAGATCTACGCGGAACGGACGAAGGAGACGTCGGGCGACTTCGCCGGGCGGTACGTGGGGCACTTCCTCTACGGCGGCCCGCTCCTCTCCACCACCACCGAGTACCGGCTGAACCGCGACCTGATGCCGGGGATCACCCTGGCCGAGGTCGATTCCGTCGCCCGTTCGGCGCTCGCGACGACGGACCGCAGCATCCTCGTCGTCGCCCCCGACACCACGCGGGTCCCCACCGAGCAGGCGCTGGCGGCGATCGCCGATTCCGTCGCGCGCGCGCCGCTGGCCGCGTACGCCGACACAGTCTCCGACGCGCCTCTGCTCGACCGCCTTCCCGCGCCGGGGCGCATCGTCTCCACCAGCAGGACCCCGGAGATCGGGGTGACGGAGTGGCGGCTGTCGAACGGCGTGCGCGTGGTGTTGAAGCCGACCGACTACAAGCAGGACGAGATGATCCTGGCCGGCCGCAGCCCGGGCGGGACGTCACTGATCCCCGACTCGCTCTTCCGTTACGCGCAGACGGCGGGCGCGGCGGTGGCGGTCGGCGGGGTGGGGCGATTGTCGGTGACGGACCTGTCGAAGCGGCTGGCGGGGAAGGCGGTGAGCGTGGGGACCGAGGTCGGCGCGCTGGGCGAGTCGGTGAGCGGCTACGCCAGCCCGCGCGACGCGGAGACGATGTTCCAGCTGGTCTGGCTGTACATGACGCAGCCGCGGCGGGATTCGGTCGCGTGGCAGGCGTATCTCCAGCGCGGGCGGGCGGCGCTGCGGGACCGCGGCGCCAGCCCCGAGAGCGCGTTCGGCGATACGCTGACGGCCCTTCTCAGCGGCCACCATCTCCGCGCGCGGCCCTTCACCTCGGCCACGTTCGACTCGCTGAGCCTGGACCGCTCGCTGGCCATCTACCGCGAGCGCTTCGCCGACGCGGGAGATTTCACCTTCTGGATCGTGGGCGCCTTCAACCCCGACTCCATCCGCCCGCTGGTGGAGCGCTACCTGGGCGGGCTGCCGTCGTCGGGACGGAAGGAGAACTTCCGCGACGTGGGGATGCGCGCGCCCGCCGGCGTGGTGCGCACCGAGGTGCGGCGCGGGATCGAGCCCCGGTCGCGCACGGCCATCGTGTTCAGCGGCCCGCTGCAGCAGTTCGACCGGCGCACGGTGTCGCTGCTGCGCACGCTGGGCGAGGCGCTGGAGATCCGCCTGCGCGAGCGGCTGCGCGAGGAGCTGAGCGGCACCTACGGCGTGGGCGTGAGCGGCGGCGCGGAGCGCGACCCGGTGCCGGAGTACCGCTTCTCGGTGGATTTCGGGGCGGCGCCGGAGCGGCTGGAGGAGCTCACCCGCGTGGTCTTCGCGGAGATCGACTCGGTGAAGGCAAGCGGCGTGCGCCCGGAGGACCTGCAGAAGGTGCGCGAGGCGCAGCGCCGCGAGCGCGAGGTCAGCATCCGCGACAACGGCTACTGGGCGGGCGCGCTGATGATCTACGACCAGTACGGCTGGGACCCGCGCCTGATCCCCGCCGTGCCGCTGTCGCAGACCCTCACCAGCGACGACCTGCGCGACGCGGCGCGGCGCTTCCTCGACACCGGCCGCTACGTGCGCGTCTCCCTCTACCCCGAGCAGACGCCGCCGCTGGGCTCGCAGTGA
- a CDS encoding relaxase/mobilization nuclease domain-containing protein has protein sequence MIGNVNKLGTSFKGLASYLETGKDRAHPERVDWIETRNLPTERPDVAARLMAATARESVQTQKPVFHLSISFDPGDEVDRAAMRRVADEVLRDLGLADRQALIVAHRDTAHPHVHLAVNRVHPETGRAWADSFSKKRVEASLRRLEVEMGLRVVPGRLARVPELGQERAPAARAAHGDAAFAERVRAQAGPHLERAGSWAEVERGLAEHGLALRMKGRGMVVTDRRQEVKASDVHPLASRYRLEQRLGAYSDYRARQDAAARVLDARAPRAAQPAPRGAELPRTPTTQGERYRAAARQLDRDLRATYTHPQDARRAFLRAVDSRGAAEAAAALRWEPAQYGALRTARTPEQSARAAGNAYDYAVQRTARSRTAAKEAAALLREPARVHGLEASASRADEAARRAVSTLDALRARRAAAVHDFARVRELAGDVYADPGRALRELHRHAASHGHAAAARAVHDQPERFGELRSVERSRVFGLVRELDHTAAQARTPELSAAVRDLARRVEARPRAGQVAEAAGAVRQTRAAADAARQAFTQAARTVDVAARVRQAAELMAEAAARQLAAGAAKAALVLVQQVAPMLPTSAGALVKKAGELARDMALGRDRERERGHSR, from the coding sequence GTGATCGGCAACGTCAACAAGCTCGGAACGAGCTTCAAAGGGCTGGCGAGCTACTTGGAAACCGGGAAGGACCGGGCCCACCCCGAGCGGGTGGACTGGATCGAAACCCGGAACCTGCCGACCGAGCGCCCCGACGTGGCCGCGCGGCTGATGGCGGCCACTGCGCGGGAGTCGGTGCAGACGCAGAAGCCCGTCTTTCACCTGTCGATCAGCTTCGACCCCGGCGACGAGGTAGACCGCGCCGCGATGCGGCGCGTGGCCGACGAAGTGCTCCGCGACCTTGGGCTGGCGGACCGTCAAGCGCTCATCGTCGCCCACCGCGACACCGCGCATCCCCACGTTCATCTCGCCGTCAACCGCGTGCACCCGGAGACGGGGCGCGCGTGGGCGGACAGCTTCAGCAAGAAGCGCGTTGAGGCGAGCTTGCGCCGCCTCGAAGTGGAGATGGGCTTGCGCGTGGTGCCGGGGCGGCTCGCCCGCGTGCCTGAGCTGGGGCAAGAGCGAGCGCCCGCCGCGCGAGCCGCCCATGGGGATGCGGCGTTCGCGGAGCGTGTGCGGGCACAGGCGGGGCCGCACTTGGAGCGCGCGGGGTCGTGGGCGGAAGTTGAGCGCGGCCTTGCGGAGCACGGCCTTGCGCTCCGGATGAAGGGGCGCGGGATGGTGGTGACGGACCGGCGGCAGGAGGTGAAGGCGTCCGACGTCCACCCGCTGGCATCCCGCTACCGGCTGGAGCAGAGGCTAGGCGCGTACAGCGATTATCGCGCGCGTCAGGATGCGGCGGCGCGCGTGCTGGACGCACGCGCGCCTCGCGCCGCCCAGCCCGCCCCGCGCGGGGCCGAGCTGCCGCGCACACCCACCACGCAGGGCGAGCGCTACCGCGCCGCCGCCCGGCAGCTAGACCGCGATCTCCGCGCGACCTACACGCACCCCCAGGACGCGCGGCGCGCGTTCCTGCGGGCGGTGGACAGCCGGGGCGCCGCCGAGGCTGCGGCGGCGCTTCGCTGGGAGCCCGCGCAATACGGCGCGCTCCGCACCGCACGCACCCCCGAGCAGTCCGCCCGAGCGGCGGGCAACGCCTACGACTACGCCGTCCAGCGCACCGCCCGCAGCCGCACCGCCGCCAAGGAGGCGGCCGCGTTGCTGCGCGAGCCTGCCCGCGTTCACGGGCTCGAGGCCAGCGCGAGCCGAGCGGACGAGGCGGCGCGGCGCGCCGTGTCCACCCTCGACGCGCTCCGCGCCCGGCGCGCCGCCGCCGTGCACGACTTCGCCCGCGTGCGCGAGCTGGCGGGCGACGTGTACGCCGATCCGGGGCGCGCGCTGCGCGAGCTGCACCGCCATGCCGCGTCCCACGGCCACGCCGCCGCCGCCCGCGCGGTCCACGACCAGCCGGAGCGCTTCGGCGAGCTGCGCAGCGTGGAGCGGTCGCGCGTGTTCGGGCTGGTGCGCGAGCTGGACCACACCGCCGCGCAGGCGCGCACGCCCGAGCTGTCCGCCGCCGTGCGCGACCTGGCGCGGCGGGTGGAGGCCCGGCCGCGCGCCGGTCAGGTAGCCGAGGCGGCGGGCGCCGTGCGCCAGACCCGCGCGGCGGCGGACGCCGCACGGCAGGCGTTCACGCAGGCCGCGCGCACGGTGGACGTTGCCGCCCGCGTGCGGCAGGCCGCCGAGCTGATGGCCGAGGCGGCGGCGCGCCAGCTCGCCGCAGGCGCGGCCAAGGCTGCGCTCGTGCTCGTCCAGCAGGTTGCCCCCATGCTCCCCACTTCCGCCGGCGCGCTCGTCAAGAAGGCCGGCGAGCTCGCCCGCGACATGGCGCTGGGCCGCGACCGCGAGCGCGAACGCGGCCACTCCCGCTAA
- a CDS encoding HNH endonuclease — MREPVSSTCIYCRRDSTAAQGVPHVFPEAFVQNRVVLPLGAVCDDCNNYLGVELDSVFVAHPILSALAQFLRLPGKSGKLRQQLGNVELDAKLSADEVPPRTITIPCAKPTIVMHPDGSRTATLQPLIDPRFDFRRFRRAIHHIAFNAYALQCGCPAALDARFDAVRDYIRKPKPKEVWPFAQYTNLDIGFKREVTMLITADEKQAFAGMVICAGMAFGVDLLNSGNLREWMTAKFPPSTEIVGVNHHVPRAQRPPKKGPKYRFTIYVDE, encoded by the coding sequence GTGAGAGAGCCAGTGTCCAGCACATGTATCTATTGTCGGCGGGACTCCACGGCTGCCCAAGGAGTTCCCCACGTGTTTCCGGAGGCATTTGTACAAAACCGTGTTGTCTTGCCTCTTGGAGCGGTTTGTGATGATTGCAACAACTATCTTGGAGTGGAATTGGACAGCGTGTTTGTCGCGCATCCAATACTCTCCGCCCTCGCGCAATTCCTGCGATTACCCGGAAAAAGTGGTAAGCTCCGGCAGCAGCTCGGGAACGTTGAACTCGACGCAAAGTTATCAGCCGATGAAGTGCCTCCGCGAACGATTACCATTCCGTGCGCAAAGCCAACAATTGTGATGCACCCCGACGGTTCGCGTACGGCCACGTTGCAACCGTTGATTGATCCTCGCTTTGATTTCCGAAGATTCAGGCGCGCGATCCACCACATCGCGTTCAACGCGTATGCGTTACAGTGCGGTTGCCCTGCCGCGCTGGACGCCCGCTTCGACGCGGTGCGCGATTATATACGGAAGCCAAAACCGAAAGAAGTATGGCCATTTGCGCAATATACGAACCTTGATATTGGCTTTAAGCGCGAGGTAACCATGCTGATTACGGCTGACGAGAAACAGGCCTTTGCAGGGATGGTGATCTGCGCCGGAATGGCATTCGGGGTTGACCTTCTCAATAGCGGGAACCTACGTGAGTGGATGACCGCAAAGTTCCCCCCATCTACTGAAATCGTTGGGGTAAATCACCACGTTCCACGTGCACAACGCCCACCGAAAAAGGGACCGAAGTACCGCTTCACGATTTACGTAGATGAGTGA
- a CDS encoding HNH endonuclease produces the protein MARNDNQIPRRTAKLVFQQCDSRCAFCGDQEISVLDIHHIIPRRDGGSNDLENLLVACKNCHARVETGEISADQVNRRKRILVSGLRLHGGSGSSTIQINAPVTSSIVAQNVHLHSPKKASVRVAPAPGTIGARPEMKNYVDHLITRYHKMREADASYGRTAPLKYGLIHVSIQRKFGAKTFFLPESLFEDLATYLQERIDSTIQGRVNRRNSEQNYSEFSDYLRKYGHAK, from the coding sequence ATGGCACGGAATGACAATCAGATTCCTCGTCGGACTGCCAAGCTGGTTTTCCAGCAGTGCGACAGCCGCTGTGCGTTCTGTGGGGACCAAGAAATCAGCGTGTTAGACATTCATCACATCATTCCGCGCCGAGACGGAGGGTCCAATGATTTGGAAAACCTTCTCGTCGCGTGTAAGAATTGTCATGCACGGGTAGAAACGGGGGAGATCAGCGCCGATCAGGTGAATCGAAGAAAACGAATTCTTGTTAGCGGTCTGCGTCTGCATGGCGGAAGCGGTTCGTCAACAATTCAGATTAACGCTCCGGTCACATCCAGTATTGTCGCCCAAAATGTTCATCTACACTCACCCAAGAAGGCCAGCGTCCGTGTTGCACCTGCTCCCGGTACAATCGGCGCACGACCGGAGATGAAGAATTATGTCGACCATCTTATCACCCGCTATCATAAGATGCGCGAGGCGGATGCGAGTTATGGTCGAACGGCGCCACTGAAGTACGGTTTGATTCACGTAAGCATCCAGCGAAAGTTCGGGGCAAAGACGTTTTTTCTTCCCGAGTCCCTCTTTGAGGATCTCGCAACTTACTTGCAAGAGCGAATCGACAGCACCATTCAAGGGCGAGTGAATAGGCGGAATTCCGAGCAGAACTATTCGGAATTCAGCGACTATTTGAGAAAGTATGGTCACGCGAAGTAA
- a CDS encoding tyrosine-type recombinase/integrase — MAQKKTQAWSYIAGKKGINRVRAYEDGKGGPLLLEWLEPVFDNKGIAVVDPRTNLPKKKRQRLSLTAAGITSYAAAIAKTEEMAERGTAPTVAAPKVEGPLTLSRLLSLYLDEVVPNKRPGTQRHNRIMARMVLAFFGPDAVVERIGPNGRPQTEIGRVRYNAFLKARAEGTIPGFPHPARRQTARLAVTFMRAVFNWAKVERDDGNALLVRNPWEGFPIPTEDVPTRPEMTHDLHAQLVEKAPNWRMGVVLDLCRETRRRMNSVRQLALADIDLAAGTVRWQGEHDKVGKTRVTPLSTRARSAILRALELRRAEGLADSPWLLPAQSNAAEPVGKNTLHRWMERAKNRAGIKVPRLGYHAEKRAGIRDPRFRALPPKVQEELAGTTWETMRKVYDYVDLPTLKDAVAALEADPAPLPEPSQPAGSLRLAA; from the coding sequence ATGGCGCAGAAAAAGACTCAGGCGTGGAGCTACATCGCGGGCAAGAAGGGCATCAACCGCGTCCGCGCCTACGAGGACGGCAAGGGTGGTCCGCTCCTGCTGGAATGGCTGGAGCCCGTGTTTGACAACAAGGGTATTGCGGTCGTTGATCCCCGCACCAACCTGCCGAAGAAGAAGCGCCAGCGTCTTTCGCTCACGGCGGCGGGGATTACAAGTTACGCCGCCGCGATTGCGAAGACGGAGGAGATGGCCGAGCGGGGGACTGCTCCCACGGTCGCGGCGCCCAAGGTGGAGGGCCCGCTAACCCTGTCGCGGCTCCTGTCGCTGTACCTGGACGAGGTTGTCCCGAACAAGCGGCCGGGCACGCAGCGCCATAACCGCATCATGGCTCGCATGGTGCTCGCGTTCTTCGGTCCGGACGCGGTTGTGGAGCGGATCGGACCCAACGGGCGGCCACAGACGGAAATCGGCCGGGTGCGCTACAACGCGTTTCTAAAGGCCAGAGCCGAGGGGACCATACCCGGATTCCCCCACCCGGCCCGGCGGCAGACAGCGCGGCTCGCAGTGACGTTCATGCGGGCCGTGTTCAACTGGGCGAAGGTGGAGAGGGACGACGGGAACGCGCTGCTGGTGCGCAACCCGTGGGAGGGATTCCCGATCCCCACCGAGGATGTTCCCACCCGCCCGGAGATGACCCACGACCTGCACGCGCAGCTCGTGGAGAAGGCGCCGAACTGGCGCATGGGTGTTGTGCTCGATCTTTGCCGGGAGACGCGGCGGCGCATGAACAGCGTGCGTCAGCTCGCGCTTGCGGACATTGACCTTGCCGCCGGGACCGTGCGGTGGCAGGGCGAGCACGACAAGGTAGGCAAGACGCGCGTAACGCCGCTGTCCACGCGGGCACGGAGCGCGATCCTGCGGGCGCTGGAGCTGCGGCGGGCCGAAGGGTTGGCGGACTCGCCTTGGCTCCTTCCGGCGCAGAGCAACGCGGCGGAGCCGGTCGGCAAGAACACGCTGCATCGGTGGATGGAGCGAGCCAAGAACCGGGCCGGGATCAAGGTTCCGAGGCTTGGGTATCACGCGGAGAAGCGCGCTGGGATTCGTGATCCCCGGTTCCGGGCGCTCCCGCCGAAGGTGCAGGAGGAGCTTGCAGGCACCACGTGGGAGACGATGCGGAAGGTGTACGACTACGTTGACCTTCCCACGTTGAAGGACGCTGTAGCGGCCTTGGAGGCCGATCCGGCGCCCCTGCCGGAGCCCAGCCAGCCCGCCGGAAGCCTGCGGTTGGCGGCCTGA
- a CDS encoding CHAD domain-containing protein, which produces MSAPAGLLDLSAERGTRRLALAYLADAEAAHARMEQGGDDEALHDFRVAIRRLRSAVRAYGDHLRGSIGGKDRRRLSELADATGEARDLEVHAAWLDARLDRFSDDERKEIEPLLDDLRRELEKARDAVRREVVKDFPRERWRLARRLRFYRVEVDVDAPPGGARLASAFGRKALELAADLERRLAAVRAIDDQDEAHRARIAAKRLRYLVEPFADELEGAPELVKRLKRLQDALGEMHDADVLLARVADQRDGDGDAAPGMAALRELLLRERGERFAAVEEEWLMGRAAGFFAAVRETAHGAMMRGEPDREIERKFLLKRMPAIRRLDPAVQDIEQGYLPGDRLAERLRRVRQDGEVRFYRTVKLGKGLSRTEVEEETTERVFRKMWPLTRGKRVRKRRYKVKEGGFTWEVDRFRDRRLVLCEVELPGEDVEAPLPRWLRRELVRDVTGEDEYANINLAK; this is translated from the coding sequence GTGAGCGCGCCCGCCGGGCTGCTGGACCTCTCCGCCGAGCGCGGCACGCGGCGGCTGGCGCTGGCGTACCTGGCCGACGCCGAGGCCGCGCACGCGCGCATGGAGCAGGGCGGCGACGACGAGGCGCTGCACGACTTCCGCGTGGCCATCCGCCGCCTGCGCAGCGCCGTGCGCGCGTACGGCGACCACCTGCGCGGCAGCATCGGCGGCAAGGACCGGCGCCGCCTCTCCGAGCTGGCCGACGCGACGGGCGAGGCGCGCGACCTGGAGGTGCACGCCGCCTGGCTGGACGCGCGCCTCGACCGCTTCTCCGACGACGAGCGGAAGGAGATCGAGCCGCTGCTCGACGACCTGCGCCGCGAGCTGGAGAAGGCGCGCGACGCGGTGCGGCGCGAGGTGGTGAAGGACTTTCCGCGCGAGCGCTGGCGGCTGGCGCGGCGCCTCCGCTTCTATCGCGTGGAGGTGGACGTCGACGCGCCGCCGGGCGGCGCGCGGCTGGCCTCCGCGTTCGGGCGCAAGGCGCTGGAGCTGGCGGCGGACCTGGAGCGGCGGCTGGCCGCGGTGCGCGCGATCGACGACCAGGACGAGGCGCACCGCGCGCGCATCGCCGCCAAGCGCCTGCGCTACCTGGTGGAGCCCTTCGCGGACGAGCTGGAGGGCGCGCCGGAGCTGGTGAAGCGGCTCAAGCGCCTGCAGGACGCGCTCGGCGAGATGCACGATGCCGACGTCCTCCTCGCCCGCGTCGCCGATCAGAGGGATGGGGATGGAGATGCGGCGCCCGGCATGGCCGCGCTGCGCGAGCTGCTGCTGCGCGAGCGGGGCGAGCGCTTCGCGGCGGTGGAGGAGGAGTGGCTGATGGGCCGCGCGGCAGGTTTCTTCGCCGCGGTGAGGGAGACGGCACACGGGGCGATGATGCGCGGCGAGCCGGACCGCGAGATCGAGCGCAAGTTCCTGCTCAAACGCATGCCCGCGATCCGGCGTCTAGATCCCGCGGTGCAGGACATCGAGCAGGGCTATCTCCCCGGCGACCGGCTGGCCGAGCGCCTGCGCCGCGTGCGGCAGGACGGCGAGGTGCGCTTCTACCGCACGGTGAAGCTGGGAAAGGGGCTGAGCCGCACCGAGGTCGAGGAGGAGACGACCGAGCGCGTCTTCCGGAAGATGTGGCCGCTGACCAGGGGAAAGCGCGTGCGCAAGCGGCGGTACAAGGTGAAGGAGGGCGGCTTCACCTGGGAGGTCGACCGCTTCCGCGACCGTCGGCTGGTGCTGTGCGAGGTCGAGCTCCCCGGCGAGGACGTGGAGGCGCCGCTGCCGAGGTGGCTCCGCCGCGAGCTCGTCCGCGACGTGACCGGCGAGGACGAGTACGCGAACATCAACCTGGCGAAGTGA